In the Candidatus Eremiobacteraceae bacterium genome, one interval contains:
- a CDS encoding hydrolase, protein MAELELDPRTALVVIDLQKGIAGRPAAHPVEGIVANAARLADAFRKAALPVVLVNVTFSPDSADRLNPRADAPQPSMSLPPDFAELIPELGAQPGDIRITKRQWGAFYGTELDLQLRRRGVTGIVLCGISTSIGVESTARSAFEHGYQLAFASDAMTDFKELSHNHSLEHIFARIGQVRTTDEIIAALSDLH, encoded by the coding sequence ATGGCCGAACTCGAACTCGATCCCCGGACGGCGCTGGTCGTGATCGATTTGCAAAAAGGCATCGCAGGCCGGCCGGCGGCGCACCCGGTCGAAGGCATCGTGGCGAACGCCGCACGGCTCGCGGACGCGTTCAGAAAAGCAGCGCTGCCGGTCGTGCTCGTGAATGTGACCTTCTCGCCGGATTCTGCAGACCGGTTGAATCCGCGCGCCGACGCGCCGCAGCCGTCTATGTCGTTGCCGCCCGATTTCGCCGAACTCATCCCGGAACTAGGCGCGCAGCCCGGCGACATCCGGATCACGAAGCGCCAATGGGGCGCTTTCTACGGCACGGAGCTCGATCTGCAGCTGCGCCGCCGCGGCGTCACGGGCATCGTACTGTGCGGAATCTCTACAAGCATCGGCGTGGAATCAACGGCGCGCTCGGCGTTCGAGCACGGCTATCAGCTCGCATTTGCGAGCGACGCGATGACCGACTTCAAGGAGCTGTCGCACAATCACAGTCTGGAGCATATCTTTGCGCGCATCGGTCAAGTGCGCACGACTGATGAAATTATTGCGGCGCTCTCAGACCTCCATTGA
- a CDS encoding helix-turn-helix transcriptional regulator: MKKVVKSRENRVIRAGKNVFAELNLPDADVVFAKARLVVALAGAIKAQNLSQVEAARMIGLTQPKVSRLLRGDTRGFTIDKIVQLLTRLKRDVEIKVTRAPAKTAVGRVMITGSTLQTVASTKR; the protein is encoded by the coding sequence ATGAAGAAGGTGGTTAAGAGCAGGGAGAATCGGGTTATCCGCGCAGGCAAAAACGTCTTTGCAGAATTGAATTTGCCCGATGCGGACGTCGTTTTTGCCAAAGCACGCTTGGTGGTTGCGCTCGCCGGGGCAATCAAAGCCCAAAATCTCTCACAAGTCGAAGCAGCGAGGATGATCGGACTAACCCAGCCGAAGGTTTCACGACTTCTGCGCGGTGATACGCGGGGTTTCACGATTGACAAGATCGTCCAGCTTCTCACCAGGCTGAAAAGAGATGTCGAAATCAAGGTCACCCGCGCGCCTGCGAAGACAGCGGTCGGCCGAGTCATGATCACAGGCTCGACGCTGCAAACCGTCGCATCGACGAAGCGGTAG
- a CDS encoding M48 family metallopeptidase, which yields MVTFTPDVARLVDSIYPPARQALAYEIAAIGRPLYFIIAAFELALLVWFWQSGTAARLAAACDRRIRLPFFSAAAFTFLTLLGFSIALLPFAWYGGYALPHRFGLSDAPFSVWISDWAKDLALTTVIGAAIGAGFVRLVARRARAWPVVAAVLAAPLILFSNAIFPVFVTPLFNHYVPLPDSPLSRSILAMAARNGIAASVVYEYDMSRQTNEGNAYVAGIGSFERIAIGDTMLRDLKPDEVLYVVAHEMGHYKLHHLWWGSLYAWLGSLGLIALVAFVLPLKLRHGPRGSTALSDPASLPLLGAFLIALSLVVAPVSNAISRGIEHAADVFAAEHTALGDAGVRAFARLGTENLSSLHPPALAVWYFYDHPPLDERIEYALEHERGGTSTTVGP from the coding sequence ATGGTCACGTTCACGCCCGATGTCGCACGGCTTGTCGACAGCATCTATCCGCCGGCTCGCCAAGCGCTTGCGTACGAAATCGCCGCGATCGGCCGGCCGCTGTACTTCATCATCGCCGCCTTCGAACTCGCTTTGCTCGTCTGGTTCTGGCAATCGGGCACCGCAGCGCGTCTTGCGGCTGCGTGCGATCGCCGCATCCGCCTGCCGTTTTTCTCGGCCGCCGCTTTCACGTTTCTCACGCTGCTGGGCTTCTCGATCGCGCTCTTGCCGTTCGCCTGGTACGGCGGCTATGCGCTTCCACACCGCTTCGGCTTGAGCGATGCGCCGTTTTCCGTCTGGATCTCGGATTGGGCGAAAGATCTCGCATTGACCACGGTGATCGGAGCCGCGATCGGGGCAGGCTTCGTGCGCCTGGTCGCGCGCCGCGCAAGGGCGTGGCCCGTCGTGGCGGCCGTGCTTGCCGCGCCGCTCATCCTATTCAGCAACGCGATCTTCCCGGTGTTCGTGACGCCGCTCTTCAACCACTACGTGCCGCTGCCGGACTCGCCGCTCTCGCGCTCGATCCTTGCGATGGCCGCACGCAACGGCATCGCGGCATCGGTCGTCTACGAATACGACATGAGCCGGCAGACCAACGAAGGCAACGCGTATGTCGCGGGCATCGGCTCGTTCGAACGTATCGCGATCGGTGACACGATGCTGCGCGATCTCAAACCCGATGAAGTGCTCTACGTCGTGGCGCACGAGATGGGGCACTACAAACTGCATCATCTCTGGTGGGGTTCGCTCTATGCGTGGCTCGGCAGCCTCGGGTTGATCGCGCTCGTCGCGTTCGTGCTGCCGCTCAAGCTCAGGCATGGACCTCGCGGATCGACCGCGCTCTCCGATCCTGCCTCGCTGCCGCTGCTCGGGGCGTTCCTCATCGCCTTGTCGCTCGTCGTCGCACCGGTGTCCAATGCGATCTCGCGCGGCATCGAACACGCCGCGGACGTCTTCGCGGCCGAACATACCGCGCTCGGCGACGCCGGAGTGCGAGCGTTTGCTCGCTTGGGAACCGAGAATCTGTCGAGCCTGCATCCCCCGGCGCTCGCGGTCTGGTATTTCTACGACCACCCGCCGCTCGACGAGCGAATCGAGTACGCGCTCGAACACGAACGCGGCGGCACGTCGACGACCGTCGGCCCTTGA
- a CDS encoding IclR family transcriptional regulator, protein MRKPSQDASGDSVKRERTGVQSVERTLDILEALVEFGSEVGLVEISQVVGLPLATVHRLLGTLITRGYVKQNRQNRKYSLGFRALQMGNDMRQRFSLRLEARPFLQRLMQMSGESANLAVLDDGEVVYIDQAQSARILRMFTQIGNRLPAHSTGSGKALLAFLPREVVEGILRRYGMAPRTPKTVTDSAELFRELEQVRALGYARDDEEHEEGVRCVAVPVRDASGQVVASLSVSGPAARLSDSRVDTVLPDLLDSGHKLSARLGFAPEPIQAR, encoded by the coding sequence ATGCGAAAGCCATCTCAGGACGCGTCGGGCGACTCTGTCAAACGCGAGAGAACCGGCGTCCAATCGGTAGAGCGCACGCTCGACATCCTCGAAGCGCTTGTCGAGTTCGGTTCCGAAGTCGGCTTGGTGGAGATCAGCCAGGTCGTCGGCTTGCCGCTTGCCACGGTCCACCGGCTGCTCGGCACGCTCATCACGCGAGGCTACGTCAAGCAGAACCGGCAGAATAGAAAATATTCCCTTGGCTTCCGCGCGCTGCAGATGGGCAACGACATGCGCCAGCGCTTCAGCCTGCGGCTCGAAGCGCGCCCATTTCTGCAGCGGCTGATGCAGATGAGCGGCGAAAGCGCCAATCTCGCGGTGCTCGATGACGGCGAAGTCGTATACATCGATCAAGCGCAATCGGCGCGCATCCTGCGCATGTTCACGCAGATCGGCAATCGTTTGCCCGCGCATTCGACCGGCAGCGGCAAGGCGTTGTTGGCGTTCTTGCCGCGCGAAGTCGTTGAAGGGATCTTGCGCCGCTACGGCATGGCGCCGCGCACGCCGAAGACGGTCACAGATTCGGCCGAACTATTCCGTGAGCTCGAGCAAGTCCGCGCGCTCGGCTACGCGCGCGACGACGAAGAGCACGAAGAAGGCGTCCGCTGCGTCGCCGTGCCGGTGCGCGATGCGTCAGGACAAGTCGTTGCGAGTCTGAGCGTATCCGGTCCAGCGGCACGACTAAGCGACTCGCGCGTCGACACCGTGCTCCCCGATCTGCTCGACAGCGGCCACAAGCTCTCCGCCCGCTTGGGCTTTGCGCCCGAACCCATCCAAGCGCGTTGA
- a CDS encoding GNAT family N-acetyltransferase has translation MTIGVRHARSGDRRFVEALGAETAHSGVSAIRPADADTTARAFHRLLAFCEERPKTVTLIAESEGIPVGFLLLVTDIPDDVTQAPQAFVAFMAVEPAARRRGAAAKLLAAAEQEARSLGLPHLSLMVTADNAPARALYRRFGFTDERLVLTKRVEPAAS, from the coding sequence TTGACGATCGGCGTCCGGCACGCGCGCTCCGGCGATCGGCGTTTCGTCGAAGCGTTGGGAGCCGAAACCGCGCACAGCGGCGTGTCCGCGATCCGTCCGGCAGACGCCGACACGACTGCCCGAGCCTTTCACCGGCTGCTCGCGTTTTGCGAAGAGCGCCCGAAAACGGTGACGCTCATCGCGGAGTCCGAAGGCATTCCGGTCGGCTTTCTGTTGCTCGTGACCGATATACCCGACGACGTCACGCAAGCGCCGCAGGCGTTCGTCGCGTTCATGGCGGTTGAGCCTGCCGCCCGGCGGCGCGGCGCGGCGGCGAAACTCTTGGCGGCGGCGGAACAAGAGGCGCGCAGCCTCGGGTTGCCGCATCTCAGCCTCATGGTCACGGCGGATAACGCGCCGGCGCGGGCTTTGTATCGGCGCTTTGGTTTCACGGACGAGCGCCTCGTGCTGACCAAACGCGTCGAACCGGCCGCTTCGTGA
- a CDS encoding AI-2E family transporter, whose product MSPAASASTPNWPRVWRAAGVIALAAIVLYALSRIPLTVEVFIVATLIAYGINPIVRRLSTRIPRIAAVAVVYIVVTLAVLALFFVVVPDTVAQLQTFFVNSGDLTISLQGAANSTQDWIASHLGNRVLPAQLQAIETNLLAQLTAGINNIVARAGNALLGLASAIVVGVTAVVLSFFFLTHSEEIRESIYSLFPGRHRAAASKIAREISRVVGGFVFGQIVLCLFVGITTWVVLTIAGSQYALLLGVLTGVLYALPFLGLIVAIALGVMLGSLQGWTMAIITAAAIAIISKIADIILVPKVMGESVGVSPMAVIFAIFAGGELFGVWGLVLAIPAAALIKIAWNLWIHPWITGLPETSA is encoded by the coding sequence GTGAGTCCGGCTGCTTCAGCGTCAACGCCGAATTGGCCGCGCGTATGGCGTGCGGCCGGTGTCATCGCGTTGGCGGCGATCGTGTTGTATGCGCTGTCGCGCATCCCGCTCACGGTCGAGGTGTTCATCGTCGCCACGCTCATCGCGTACGGCATCAATCCGATCGTGCGGCGTCTCAGCACTCGTATCCCACGCATCGCCGCGGTCGCTGTCGTCTACATCGTGGTGACGTTAGCGGTGCTCGCGCTCTTCTTCGTCGTCGTGCCGGACACGGTCGCCCAGCTGCAGACGTTTTTTGTGAACAGCGGCGACCTGACGATCTCACTGCAAGGCGCCGCGAACTCCACCCAGGACTGGATCGCTTCCCATCTCGGAAACCGCGTCCTTCCGGCGCAATTGCAAGCCATCGAAACCAATTTGCTGGCGCAGCTCACGGCGGGCATCAACAATATCGTCGCGCGGGCCGGCAATGCGCTATTGGGACTCGCGAGCGCCATCGTCGTCGGCGTCACCGCAGTCGTGCTTTCATTCTTCTTCTTGACGCACAGCGAAGAAATACGCGAGTCCATCTATAGCTTGTTCCCCGGACGCCATAGAGCTGCGGCCTCGAAGATCGCCCGCGAAATCTCGCGCGTGGTCGGGGGATTCGTATTCGGCCAGATCGTGTTATGCTTGTTCGTCGGCATCACCACGTGGGTCGTGTTGACGATCGCTGGATCGCAATACGCGCTCTTGCTTGGCGTGCTGACCGGCGTGCTCTATGCGCTGCCGTTCCTCGGTCTCATCGTCGCCATCGCGCTCGGGGTTATGCTCGGATCACTGCAGGGTTGGACCATGGCGATCATCACGGCCGCGGCTATCGCGATCATCTCGAAGATCGCCGACATAATCTTGGTCCCGAAGGTGATGGGTGAAAGCGTCGGCGTCTCGCCCATGGCAGTGATCTTCGCGATCTTTGCCGGCGGCGAGCTATTCGGCGTGTGGGGTCTCGTGCTCGCGATTCCAGCCGCCGCGCTGATAAAGATCGCGTGGAATCTGTGGATCCATCCGTGGATCACGGGCCTGCCCGAAACCAGCGCCTAG
- the argS gene encoding arginine--tRNA ligase has product MRSRHLAKLAAIESGLSARVAAVGAALGADHAPPPSVSLGPTRDPAHGDYATAVALAAAKAWKRNPMEIAEAIARDGAKDLPGIDKLEPAKPGFLNLRMSPDYFRDIVRDALERGDDFGASDALADYGPLLIEFTSANPTGPLNVVQGRSGSLGSTLVALFRRSGAKTESETYVNDAGNQLDILAESLYARYATLCGVDTPLPEEGYEGEFLVDIALTLKQRDGDRWLRANPDERVKALGKFARDIIVEGQRQDMERFGVHFDHWTSEAALHAAGEIDSVLRELTASSHAYEKDGALFLRTTEFGDEKDRVLRRSDGRPTYLAADAAYHRDKLRRGNRRLIDVLGPDHHGYIARLNALVAALGHPGSLEVLLAQYVTLKRGDEVVKMSKRAGNFVTLAEVMDEVGVDAARFFFINRAPESHLVFDLELALEQSAKNPVYYVQYGHARIASILRKADSDQHRAALERARHGSDLVGLSHPAEFALISRIADFERTVVEAAKARAPHRLAEYTRDLATGFHAFYTDCIVLSDDPVTTSARLSLCIVTKTTIASALKLLGVSAPDQM; this is encoded by the coding sequence CGCCGCCGCAAAGGCGTGGAAGCGAAACCCCATGGAAATCGCCGAAGCGATCGCGCGTGACGGCGCCAAGGACTTACCGGGCATTGATAAACTCGAGCCTGCAAAGCCCGGCTTTCTCAACCTGCGCATGTCGCCTGATTACTTCCGCGACATCGTGCGCGACGCGCTTGAGCGCGGCGACGACTTCGGGGCGTCGGATGCGCTCGCCGACTATGGCCCGCTGCTCATCGAATTCACGTCTGCAAATCCAACCGGACCGCTCAACGTGGTGCAGGGCCGCTCGGGTTCGCTCGGTTCCACGCTCGTCGCGCTCTTTCGGCGTTCAGGAGCGAAGACCGAATCGGAAACGTACGTCAACGATGCCGGCAACCAGCTCGACATCCTGGCGGAATCGTTGTACGCGCGCTACGCAACGCTGTGCGGCGTCGACACTCCGCTGCCGGAAGAAGGCTACGAAGGCGAATTTCTCGTCGACATCGCGCTGACCCTCAAACAGCGCGACGGCGATCGCTGGCTCCGGGCAAACCCCGACGAGCGGGTCAAGGCGCTCGGCAAGTTCGCGCGCGATATCATCGTCGAAGGTCAGCGGCAAGACATGGAGCGTTTCGGCGTCCACTTCGACCATTGGACGTCGGAAGCGGCGCTGCACGCTGCGGGTGAGATCGACTCGGTTCTTCGCGAGCTGACGGCAAGCAGCCATGCCTACGAAAAGGATGGCGCGCTTTTTCTGCGGACGACGGAGTTCGGCGACGAAAAGGATCGGGTACTTCGGCGCAGCGACGGACGCCCGACGTATCTCGCAGCCGACGCGGCGTATCATCGCGACAAGTTGCGCCGCGGCAATCGCCGCCTGATCGACGTGCTCGGACCGGACCATCACGGCTATATCGCGCGCTTGAACGCACTCGTCGCGGCGCTTGGCCATCCCGGATCGCTTGAAGTCCTGCTGGCGCAATACGTCACGCTGAAGCGCGGCGACGAAGTCGTCAAGATGAGCAAGCGGGCCGGCAACTTCGTCACACTCGCCGAAGTTATGGATGAGGTCGGCGTTGACGCGGCGCGCTTTTTCTTCATCAATCGCGCGCCGGAATCGCACCTCGTCTTCGATCTCGAGCTCGCGCTGGAGCAGTCCGCGAAGAACCCGGTCTACTACGTGCAGTATGGCCATGCACGCATCGCTTCGATCCTGCGCAAGGCGGACTCAGATCAACATCGCGCGGCGCTTGAGCGCGCTCGACACGGATCGGATCTGGTTGGGCTAAGCCATCCCGCCGAATTCGCGTTGATCTCGCGCATCGCCGACTTCGAGCGCACCGTGGTTGAAGCCGCGAAGGCACGCGCGCCGCATCGTCTCGCAGAATATACGCGCGATCTCGCTACCGGCTTCCACGCATTCTATACCGATTGCATCGTATTGAGCGACGACCCGGTCACGACGAGCGCGCGCCTATCCCTTTGCATCGTTACGAAGACCACGATCGCATCGGCGTTAAAGCTGCTCGGAGTCTCGGCGCCGGACCAAATGTGA